Proteins encoded in a region of the Thunnus maccoyii chromosome 4, fThuMac1.1, whole genome shotgun sequence genome:
- the fam131c gene encoding protein FAM131C: MGTCLCKGHKELHHPMTVLQEQTEEGQPSSVKDGQTPSNGNVADKTNRYDIGELATSSLIGLVATIKEHITKPTAMAQGRVAHLIEWKGWGGGGEARGGGGSWSKGGGGWGGMGAELQEDEQFYSQMTDEIKEARFAAGVAEQFALAEAAMNVWSMNDNLEQPSTSLQAQSHFLSQFLLDGGSVGVPQHLYSIHAQTYGDSRVTSLVLPPPADSISQTSNAQLQRDRPFEDRNTVTTEAAVRHVDSSSLSEDDVFYN; this comes from the exons ATGGGTACCTGCCTTTGCAAAGGTCACAAAG AGCTCCACCATCCCATGACAGTACTGCAGGAACAGACTGAGGAGGGTCAGCCATCCTCTGTCAAG GATGGCCAGACTCCCTCCAACGGCAATGTGGCAGACAAAACCAACCGCTACGACATTGGCGAGCTGGCCACCTCCTCTCTGATTG GTCTGGTGGCCACGATAAAGGAGCACATCACCAAGCCAACAGCAATGGCCCAGGGGCGAGTTGCTCACCTGATTGAATGGAAGGGTTGGGGAGGAGGTGGCGAGGCCAGAGGAGGTGGGGGCAGTTGGAGTAAAGGAGGTGGAGGCTGGGGGGGGATGGGGGCCGAGCTGCAGGAGGATGAACAATTTTACTCCCAAATGACGGATGAGATTAAGGAAGCTCGCTTCGCTGCAG GCGTAGCAGAGCAGTTTGCCCTGGCTGAGGCAGCCATGAATGTGTGGTCCATGAACGACAACTTAGAGCAGCCTTCCACCAGCTTGCAAG CACAAAGCCACTTCCTGTCTCAGTTCCTGCTGGATGGTGGAAGCGTCGGAGTTCCCCAGCACCTGTACAGTATCCACGCCCAGACATATGGTGACAGCAGGGTGACCAGCCTGGTCCTCCCACCACCTGCGGACTCCATTTCCCAGACATCCAATGCTCAGCTGCAAAGAGATCGTCCCTTTGAGGACAGAAACACTGTGACTACAGAGGCTGCTGTCCGACATGTAGACAGCAGCTCGCTATCCGAGGATGATGTTTTTTATAACTAG
- the clcnk gene encoding chloride channel K, with translation MKSLDEAPGRETSRENNNWQRENQSDTSHNKSLLLADPWKPCRRSRGIVKEWLLKLSCCLGTVCRIEWYSYAALGILTAILSFLMDLSVAKLLRAHQWLYMKLEGNSLLQFFCWTLYPACLCAVSSSFSHNICPFSTGSGIPEVRTMLAGIEMPHYLSLTNMFTKFLGLICTLAGGSTLFLGKVGPFVHLSTMAGCYLSNLCTLIQANKEEKTAGEMLVVAAAVGVASCFGAPISGVLFSVEVMSSHFALKNYYPCFFSVACGALTFRLLSVWSGDGETLQALFKTNFPAALPFFPLEILLFAFLGLLCGVVSRCYLFCHRWILQFTKTNPVLIKILTTEKGLYSGMVAFLLASVTFPHSAGQYMASKYTMKQLLTSLLDSRQWLSQSNNASVRLEPEPLLEWSSSGNPIYLSLAVFLLMKLWMLVLACTLPLPAGYVMPVFIYGAAFGRLLGEGVAYVSSTGMISDQQWASINPGGYALAGAAALSGAVTHTLSPALLALELTGQFSHAVPILLATLLANALTRSGHRPSFYDALSISKRLPHLPSLMKACPRLPSTPVGQVLGAKSVQLQKAAGPVEVQKAVNTSTEIQIPVVDSHESQILLGFVLRSELLMFLRYCKTETMEKHLDEVCCIHPTSVLLSPNSTVQEAHSILSLVGVQTLFVTDRGRLVGIITWPEMKRILEDLAKEI, from the exons ATGAAGAGCCTGGATGAGGCTCCCGGGAGAGAAACCAGCAGAGAGAACAACAACTGGCAGCgagaaaatcaatcagacaCATCCCATAATAAGAGTCTGCTCCTTGCTGATCCATGGAAACCATGCAGACGGTCCCGAGGAATTGTCAAAG AGTGGCTGTTGAAGCTGAGTTGTTGTTTGGGAACAGTGTGCAGGATAGAGTGGTATAGCTATGCTGCTCTTGGCATTTTGACAGCCATCCTCAGCTTTCTCATGGACCTCAGTGTAGCAAAGCTGCTGAgag CCCATCAGTGGCTTTATATGAAGCTGGAGGGCAACAGTCTGCTGCAGTTCTTCTGCTGGACTCTTTACCCAGCATGCCTCTGTGCTGTCTCATCATCGTTCTCCCACAACATCTGTCCCTTCTCCACAG GTTCGGGGATACCAGAGGTGAGAACCATGTTGGCCGGCATTGAAATGCCTCATTACTTGTCTCTCACTAATATGTTTACCAAGTTCCTGGGTCTTATCTGTACACTGGCAGGCGGTAGCACTCTTTTCCTGGGCAAAGTG GGTCCATTTGTGCATCTTTCCACCATGGCGGGATGCTACCTGAGCAACCTCTGCACTCTAATACAAGCCAATAAggag GAGAAAACAGCTGGGGAGATGCTGGTCGTAGCTGCAGCAGTCGGGGTAGCCAGTTGCTTCGGAGCTCCCATTAGTG GTGTGTTGTTCAGTGTAGAAGTGATGTCCTCTCACTTTGCCCTGAAGAATTACTACCCGTGTTTCTTCTCAGTCGCCTGTGGGGCGTTGACCTTCCGCCTGCTCTCAGTGTGGAGTGGAGATGGAG AAACTCTTCAGGCATTGTTCAAAACTAATTTCCCCGCTGCTTTACCTTTCTTCCCACTGGAGATTCTGCTGTTTGCTTTCCTGGG GCTGCTGTGTGGAGTTGTGAGTCGCTGCTACCTCTTCTGCCATCGGTGGATCCTGCAGTTCACCAAAACAAACCCAGTCCTCATCAAGATATTGACGACAGA GAAGGGTCTGTATTCAGGAATGGTGGCTTTCCTTCTGGCATCTGTGACGTTTCCCCATTCAGCTGGTCAATATATGGCTTCTAAG TACACCATGAAGCAGCTCCTCACCTCCTTACTGGACAGCAGGCAGTGGCTCTCTCAATCCAACAATGCCTCTGTTCGACTGGAGCCTGAGCCTTTGTTGGAGTGGAGCTCATCAGGGAATCCTATCTACCTTTCTTTGGCTGTCTTTTTGCTTATGAAG CTGTGGATGTTGGTCCTCGCCTGCACGCTGCCTCTGCCAGCCGGATACGTCATGCCAGTCTTTATCTATG GGGCAGCTTTTGGCCGTTTGCTTGGAGAAGGAGTGGCTTATGTGTCTTCCACTGGAATGATTTCAGACCAACAGTGGGCTTCTATAAATCCTGGGGGCTACGCACTGGCTG GTGCCGCAGCACTCTCCGGGGCTGTGACTCACACTTTGTCCCCAGCTCTCTTGGCTTTAGAGTTAACTGGCCAGTTCAGTCATGCTGTTCCAATCCTCCTCGCCACCCTGCTGGCCAATGCCCTGACTCGCTCTGGGCACCGCCCATCTTTCTATGATGCTCTCTCTATCAGCAAGAGGCTCCCACACCTGCCTTCTCTGATGAAGGCCTGTCCCCG GCTTCCCTCTACACCAGTTGGACAGGTTTTGGGAGCTAAATCAGTGCAACTTCAGAAAGCAGCTGGGCCAGTGGAGGTTCAGAAGGCTGTCAACACCAGCACTGAAATACAAATCCCTGTGGTGGACTCACATG AGTCGCAGATTTTACTGGGCTTTGTTCTCCGATCAGAGCTGCTGATGTTCCTGCGCTACTGTAAGACTGAG ACTATGGAGAAACATCTGGATGAGGTCTGCTGCATTCACCCAACCTCTGTCCTGTTATCACCTAACAGCACCGTTCAGGAG GCGCACAGTATCCTGAGTCTGGTTGGAGTTCAGACCTTGTTTGTCACTGACAGAGGAAGGCTGGTCGGGATCATCACATGGCCAGAG ATGAAGAGGATATTAGAAGACTTGGCCAAAGAAATCTAA